In Fragaria vesca subsp. vesca linkage group LG5, FraVesHawaii_1.0, whole genome shotgun sequence, the genomic stretch TGAACGAATTAGGCTGTAGACTGACAGAATACTAGCTAGTAATAATTGCAATTGTTTGTTTGAAAAAAAATGAATCACAAGAAAACTTGATGCGATTCAGTTTTCTCTATACGAGTCTTGGTAGATTTACAAGAAAGAAACTTTGCTATGAATATTGTTGCTTTGAAAATTGCAAAGGCTTGTCAGAGATTGTTAACTCTCCAGATTCAGATTGGAAGGATCGAAAATGAAGGAAAAAAACAAAGAAAATAAACTGAAAATATTAAAAGCTTGATTAATTGTCTGCCTCCTTACAGCAAAGTCCAGCTAAATAACTTGGACGTTGTCATGTGGGACACATGTCAGACTGACACTGGTCCTTACAATAACCATCAAAATGCTGCGTTCAACCTATATGAGATGAGACTAAAAACAAAGCAAAGAGAAGTTGTAGCTGTAACAATCCAGCCCCCTTCAATCAAACTTGTCCTCAAGTTTGAGCTGTTGAAGCAGCAGCAAAACAGGAAACACCTTCTTGCTCAAAATCTGGAAACCGCAGCCGAATTACCTCAGAGTCCTCCCAAGTTGCTTCATCAACTGTGGTACCAAACCAATGGATCAGCCACTGAGTACCTGCTGCTCCTTTCTTCTGTCCAGCACAGCTATTAGTTCCCATTTGGGGTTGTCAGGATCAATCACTGATGGTAACTGAGGTGATGTGTGCACTCCCTCACCTACTTTTCTCTTTAGTAAACTCACATGAAAGACATTATGAATTTTTGCAGTAGGTGGTAACTTCAACCTGTAGGCTGCCTTCCCAATTCTTTCACTGATCTGAAAAGGTCCAAAATACCTTGGAGAGAGTTTGTTCCACCCCTGCTGCTTAATTGACTGCTGTTTATAATGCTGACGTTTCAGATATACCCAGTCATCTACTCCAAACTCCCTTTCAGAGTGTTTCTTATCATAGAAAACTTTCATTCTTGCCTGAGCTACAGTGAGATTTCTTTTCAGCAATGCCAGCAACTCATCTCTGTTTCTCAGCTGTTTATCCATCTTCTCTACTGCTGTGGACCCTGGTAAATAAGGAACAACTGATGGTGGTTGATAGCCATAGAGAGCCTGAAAAGGGCTCATATGAATTGCAGAATGATAAGCAGTGTTATACCACCACTCAGCCCATGCCAAAGCCTGCACCCACTGATGTGGTTTTTCTCCAATAGTGCACCTTAATTACTGCTCTAAGGTCCTGTTCAGATTTTCTGTTTGTCCATCTGTTTGGGTGATAAGCAGATGATTTATCCAATTTGGTTCCTTGTAACTTGAAGAAGGATTCCCAGAATAGATTGAGAAACACTGGATCCCTATCTGAAATGATGTGTTCAGGCATACCATGAAGTCTGAAAATCTCCTTCACAAACAACTGAGCCACTGATGCAGCTGTATATGGGTGTGACATGGGAATAAAGTGTGCATACTTAGTCAACCTATCAATCACCACCCAAATCACAGTATTTCCTTCTGAATTTGACAATCCATCTATGAAATCCATAGATATATTTGTCCAAGCAGAATCAGGTATAGAGTTTGGTTGTAACAGACCTGGTGGTGCAACTGTTTCATAGTGATAAAGTTGACATATGTGACACTGAGCAATGAAGTGTTTGATATCTTTAAGCATTCTAGGCCAGCCAAAGGTCCTCTTGATTCTGTGATAAATTCTTGTTCTCCCTGCATGCCCTCCTACCAAGCCTTCATGAAACTCTTTCATAATCTTGTCTCTCCAATCTCTTAGCTGTGGAACATAAATCTTCCCTCTGTAGTACAACTGTGACCCCACTAGAGAGTAATGCTGCTGTGAAGCTGGATCCTGCTGCAATTCTTGAATTTTTGCCTTTGCTTCAGTATCCTGCAAACAATCACTAAGTATGTCCTCCACATATTTATGGACTGGCTGAGAGGTACCAACAAGGGTAGAAAGCTCTAGCTGCCTTGAAAGGCATATGGTGCTGCATTATTTTTTCAAGCTCTATACTTAATAGAATAGTCATATCCCATTAACTTGATCAACCATTTTTGTTGAGCTAGGGTGTTGATCTTCTGCTTCGTAAAATGCTCAATGGTCCTATGATCAGTAGGGATTTGAAAATGCCTCCCCAAAAGATATGGGTGCCAATATTGTGTGTACTAAACATCTCTCCACTTTGGTCCGAATCTGATACTGAGCGTGTTAGACAATATACTTCAGTATATCTGAACATAACAAAGAAGAGTTTCCTTACGTTGAATTCTTGTTTGATGTATCAATTACTTAGTTCAAAGCACGATGCGCCAATTATCAGAGAAACCTCATTCAGCATAACCTACCAAAGTGGAGAGATGTTTAATACACACAATTTTGAATCTTCTTAACCTCAAATCCTCCTCACTTGCACCATAGATTTTCTCAGTTACAGGAGAAATTTTTAGGGTTTTTTTTTTTTTTTTTTTTTTTTTTTTTTGAATTAGATTTAGGTTATTAAGAAAAAAGGAGAAATTTAAAATTGGAGGAGGCCCGGACTGGAGGCCCATTCACGATTCACTTCAAGTCCTCACCAAATTAATAAAGATTGAAACCCGTTACAGCCCTAGTCCCCCTCACTCTCTCTTCGAGCACCAACTCACGCCACCCCTCACTCACTCTGTGAACCTAAAACCTACGATGAAATTACCCAAACTACGTCGTGGCCGACGACGGTGCAGCCACGATGAAATCACCCAGATTGATCAAACTACGTCGTGGCCGACGACGGTGCAGCCAAACCGACGACTAAATCACCCGAAACGACGTCGTCCCGACGACACAGCCAAATCGACGACGCCGGTAACCGCTTACGACGTCGTTTCGGGGTGCTCCGGATTCATTCATTTGCGGGAAGCCGTTTTTAATGGATCCGGGTTCGGAGCCGACCCGCAAAACCTAGTCCAGGTACGACGCCGTTTAAGTGAATTTTCATTTTGTTTACTGTTTTATTTTTTTAATTGCTTCTCCCGCACGTGCGAGGTTTATAAACTCTCCTCTCCCGCCATGGAAGCCCAACAGAAGCTTTGATCTATCCAGAATCAAGAAGAGAGCAAGAAGAGAGCTTGGAATCTTGGAGCAAAGGGACAACCCGCCACAAGCCAACCTGATCAGCCATGACAGGTACTCACTGCCATTTCCACTTTGTTTTTTCTATGAAGTTGATTGACTTTGGGGCTTATAAGATTGTTGAAGTTGTCAAAGATTTATACGGAAATGGGATTCTTTTGTCCACCTTTCATCCTCAGGTGCTCAACCTGAGGGTTTAATTTGGTTTCAAAATTTAGGCTCATGTTTTGGGTTTATTGGGGTTTATTGGGTTTTGGAGTGTTGTGTCTCTTGGTTTAATTTGTTGCAGGGGAATGAATGTTTGTTTCAGAATGACATGTTAGTTTTGGATCTTTTAGCTTCTGTAAATTGGTAAGTGCGATTGTGTACTCAGGAATCGAAATTAGCTTAGAGGTAGGTATAAGTAATGTGGTCTTGGGATTATTGGGGGGTGTTGGGTAATGAAGATTGTGTACTCAGTAATGAAATTCCATCTTTATTTTCCAGGACATAAGCCGCCTAGTGATTGGACTGTCCAAGATGATACCGAGCTTGTGTGTGCTGTTGAAAAATATGGAGAAAAGCAATGGTATAGGGTTCGTGAGCTTCTTAGCTGAAGGAGAAAGGCAGGGGACTGCAAAACTCGGTGGGAAGAGTATATACGGCCTATTCTGCTTCAGGTACTCCCTATCCCCTTTATTTCTTAATTGGAAAATGGTCTGCTTCTCCTGATTTGTTCTAGGGTTCCCACCAACAAGATTTATTTTGTTATTCTTTTCTTACCTATTTAGGTATTACTTTTACTTTGTCTTTTTGAAAAGGGTAAGATTGGTTTTGTTATTTCATTGGTGGTGGAGGAGGACAAAAAAGAGAGAGAGAGATAGAACAGAGGGAGAGGGGAGGACGATAGGAAACAAAAGAAGAAAGAATAAGAGAAGAGGCTAGGGGGACGGGAAAGAAAATGGAGAACAGGGAGAGGAAGAGAAAAAAAGAAGAAGAAGAAGAAGGATGAGGAGAAGAGAAGGAAAGAGAGGAAGAAAAGAAGGAAGAGAGAAAAGGGAAAGAGGAAAAGAGAAAAGGAGACAGAGAAGATGGATGAAAAGAAAAAAAGTAGAACAAGATAAGAAACTGAAGTATTTAGCTAATAGTCGTGTTTGATTTTCGGAAGTTGATTTCTTCTATTTGGTTTGGTTGTGTAATCAAGTGGAAGCTCTTAGGATCTTTTTACGTCATTTCCATTCTACTGTGAGTGACTATTCTTGATTGCTTTTTTGTTTCTCTATTCGTCTTGCCATTAGTCTCCCAATCATATTGATAAATTGATTATACTTTAATTGCTTGATCGGTGATTTGATCTGTGATGCTGCATTTGAAACTGCTCAATTTTGTGATTGTACTGTGTTGTGATTTTTAATGACCCTTCTTGTCCTGTTTGTTAGGATACTTGGACTCCAACAGACGACTGTAATCTTTTGTTCCTTGGAGACCAACTGAGGCCACAGTGGACCACAGTAGCAAGCAACTTCAGTTTTCTGAAGACCCCACTTCGTTGCCAACAGAGATATGAAGCCCTCCGTACGGCTCCTGTGGACAAGCCGAAAGCTTCTACAGATCCGAAGGTGGCTGAAACAGGGACCCATGGACCTCAAAAGCCAAGCACACCAAGGACTGGCCATAATCATAAGGAAAGGCTTGTAGCAAGGTGACTTAAACAATCAGGGTCTAATCCTTTAAATTATGAAACTGATCACTGCCTTTTTGTGAAACTGATCACTGCCTTTAAATTATGTTAGGCTTAAAAAGGTCAGCCGGAAGGAGCTACCAGTTGCTGGGGACGGAAATTGTCTGGTTCGGTTTTCAACCTCAGTTTTATTTTATTTATATTAACACCCTGTTTTTCTTGTTTTTTTTACACTATTAACACATTGTTCTTGTTTGTTGACAGTATCGTGCACTTTCCCATCAACTTTATGGTGATGAAAAGCACTATAGATATGTCAAGGAACTTGTTATTGCTCAGCTGAGATCTTGTCCGGCGCTTTATACCTGTTTTTTCAACGGAGACTATGGAAAGTTGGTGTCAGATGCAGCTAAAGACGGAGCTTGGGCCCCTCTGTTGGCTGTGAGAGCTGCCTCAGACTTGGTATGTGATTCAATTTATATCTTGTACTAAAAATAGCTTGTAGATCATTGCAATGTGGATATTTGGGTTGAACTTTGATGGTAAAATTTGTTTTTTTTTTTTTTGGCTTTTGATGATTGCAGTTTCAAAGAAATATAGTCATGGTTGGCAATGAACAGGATAGAGAGAGCTATGTGTTCACCCCCCAACGAAAAGCTGTGCCGTGGGAGACTCTGTGGATAACATACCATAAAAGTCATTGTAATTCAACTGTGAAGGATGACATGGAGTAGCTACTTGTATATGGTCCGTTGACACTGGAAGAAGCAGCACTAGTGCTTGCTGGTATAGGTTTTAAGCAGCATCTCTGTTACAGCTACAACTTCTCTTTGCTTTGTTTTTAGTCTCATCTCATATAGGTTGAACGCAGCGTTTCTGATGGTTATTGTAAGGACCAGTGTCAGTCTGACATGTGTCCCACATGACAACGTCCAAGCTATTTAGCTGGACTTTGCTGTAAGAAGGAGGCAGACAATTAATCAAGCTTTTAATATTTTCAGTTTATTTTCTTTGTTTTTTTCCTTCATTTTCGTTCCTTCCAATCTGAATCTGGAGAGTTAGGGTTCAAACCCTAACAATCTGGTATCAGAGCCTCCGATTTGGGGGCCATGGCTAACAAGAAGGGGGGTGGAGGAGCATCTACAGCTCAGACTCATCCCGGAGCTGAATCATCCCACCAACTTGAATCTGAGTTCCAGGTTCATCGAGATGAGACAGCTGCGCAGATACTGGTGATGCAAGACTCAGTGACCTCGATGCAAGGGTCTCTAGAGGAGGTGCAATGCTCTGTAGCCACCATCAAGGCGGAGTCCTGAGATGTGTCTGCTCTTACTGGAGGCGAAGACCAGCACTGCAGCTCCCGGAGTGGATCTAGCTGAGAACGGAGCTCCAGCAACCACATCGGCTCAAATCAGTTTTGGGTCATTGCAAGAGGTTGGTGGTGTGGTTGCAGTCCCAAGTTTGGCGACTCTAGAACCGTCATCAGCAAAAGCCACTATAGCAGCTACCTCGACGACTTCGTCACCACTTTCAGCACAGGGAAGTACTACGAAACCACCTTTTTCTGATTCTGAAAGGTTATCGTTTCGTGAGTTACAACACCATGAAGTGATTTTGGGGCTGAATTCTGAAGTTACTACTGCATTGGCTAATGTTACTAAAGGGGTAGCTGATCCTATTATGTTTGATCTTACAAAAGTGATTGGGTCAACTGTGCCTTATACTGATGTGAATGCTAGCAGGAGTCTGGGAAGTACAGGAGGAGTTCACCCTAAACCTCCTACACAAAACTACTACCAGCATACCAATTTTGGGACTAATCCGTTTAACTATATAACAGGTCCTTTTCCTGTTACAAAAATGAGTACTAATTCTGGTTATAGTACTGTGGGTTTTGCACCTACCTCTCATACTAGCACTGTTGATCCCTCTGTGCCACACTTTCTTAATGTTGGTTCACAGGCACATACCCCATTTTTGTCAACTGGTCCCTATTCCAGTTCATACATACCCCAATCTCCATTTTTGTCAACTGGACCTTATCACAGCTCATACACAGCCACAACTCACCCGTTAGTGTCAAACCATAGCTACCCACCTCATCCA encodes the following:
- the LOC101305480 gene encoding OTU domain-containing protein DDB_G0284757-like — its product is MLHLKLLNFVIDTWTPTDDCNLLFLGDQLRPQWTTVASNFSFLKTPLRCQQRYEALRTAPVDKPKASTDPKVAETGTHGPQKPSTPRTGHNHKERLVARLKKVSRKELPVAGDGNCLYRALSHQLYGDEKHYRYVKELVIAQLRSCPALYTCFFNGDYGKLVSDAAKDGAWAPLLAVRAASDLFQRNIVMVGNEQDRESYVFTPQRKAVPWETLWITYHKSHCNSTVKDDME